A section of the Desulfonatronum thioautotrophicum genome encodes:
- a CDS encoding ferritin family protein — protein sequence MSSTDYHESARDLSNETKEMHRAIVSLMEELEAVDWYNQRVDVCKDKELRDILIHNRDEEKEHAAMIIEWIQRNDNIFSKELKEVLFSDKEISHD from the coding sequence ATGAGCAGCACTGATTATCATGAATCGGCGCGTGATCTTTCCAATGAAACGAAGGAAATGCACCGTGCAATTGTATCTTTAATGGAAGAACTCGAAGCCGTAGACTGGTACAACCAGCGGGTTGATGTGTGTAAGGACAAGGAATTGCGGGATATACTCATTCATAATCGAGATGAAGAAAAGGAACATGCGGCAATGATCATCGAGTGGATTCAAAGAAATGACAATATATTCTCAAAAGAACTCAAAGAAGTTCTTTTCTCGGACAAAGAAATATCCCATGATTAG
- the htpG gene encoding molecular chaperone HtpG has product MDMNVETAQTPGETREFQAEVKKILDIVINSLYTEREIFLRELISNSADALERYRHQSLTDAGVDAESPLQIQIAVDKDAKALTITDTGIGMDRGELETNLGTIAHSGTKTFLSQLAAGTKDVNLIGQFGVGFYAAFMVATKVRVSSRSFRHDDTGHVWESDGGGVYTITAASGLPRGTSIVLELKEDAAEFADPERIKRIIKQYSSFVPFPILVDGEAVNTVQALWTKSKSEISDEEYTEFYKFVGNAFDEPLLRLHFDTDAPLAIKALLFVPKDNFEKYGLGRTEPGVNLYCQRVLIEQHSKTILPEWLRFLKGVIDSEDLPLNISRQALQDSSLVRKINSVVTKRFLKHLEETAKNTPETYETFWGDFGYFLKEGVVSDFGHRESLGKLLRFESSTTEPGKLTSLADYLGRMKITQKEIYYIHGSNREAIEAGPYIEAFRKRNLEVIYTMDPIDDFVMGHLAEFEGKKLVSADRGDIELPELDEDKQDRQQPETEQELDKAQATDLAAWMKGVLGDRVKEVKESKRLEGSPAMIVNPDAHMTSSMERVMRAAGRQADLPISAKDLEINARHPLIKGLASLRQTDEFFARTVAEQILDNAMVQAGLLIEPRNMVERTYRILERAVGGAGETPNKVESDT; this is encoded by the coding sequence ATGGATATGAACGTGGAGACAGCGCAAACCCCAGGGGAAACCCGGGAATTTCAGGCTGAAGTCAAGAAGATCCTCGATATTGTTATTAACTCGTTGTACACGGAGCGGGAAATTTTTCTCCGGGAACTCATTTCCAACTCCGCCGATGCCCTGGAGCGATATCGGCATCAGAGTTTGACCGATGCGGGCGTAGATGCTGAGTCGCCCTTGCAGATTCAAATCGCGGTGGACAAGGATGCCAAGGCCCTGACCATTACGGATACCGGGATCGGCATGGATCGCGGTGAATTGGAAACCAACCTGGGAACCATCGCCCATTCCGGTACAAAGACATTTTTGTCCCAGTTAGCCGCGGGCACCAAGGACGTCAATTTGATCGGTCAGTTCGGGGTCGGATTTTATGCCGCCTTCATGGTGGCGACCAAAGTCCGGGTCTCCTCCCGATCTTTTCGCCATGACGATACGGGCCATGTCTGGGAGTCTGACGGCGGCGGGGTGTATACCATTACTGCCGCTTCCGGATTGCCCCGAGGAACCTCCATTGTTTTGGAACTCAAGGAGGATGCGGCCGAGTTCGCTGATCCGGAGCGGATCAAGCGGATCATCAAGCAGTATTCCAGCTTTGTTCCCTTCCCGATCCTGGTGGACGGCGAGGCCGTAAATACGGTGCAGGCACTGTGGACCAAAAGCAAAAGCGAAATTTCCGACGAAGAATATACCGAGTTCTACAAGTTCGTGGGCAATGCCTTTGACGAACCGCTTCTGCGTCTGCATTTCGATACGGACGCCCCTCTGGCCATCAAGGCCCTGCTGTTTGTGCCCAAGGACAACTTCGAAAAGTACGGCCTGGGCCGGACCGAGCCGGGAGTCAATCTGTACTGCCAGCGGGTGCTCATCGAGCAGCATTCCAAGACCATCCTGCCGGAGTGGCTACGCTTCCTCAAGGGCGTGATCGACTCCGAGGACCTGCCCCTGAACATCTCGCGGCAGGCTCTGCAGGACAGTTCGCTGGTGCGCAAGATCAATTCCGTGGTCACCAAGCGGTTTCTGAAGCATCTGGAGGAAACAGCCAAGAACACCCCGGAGACCTACGAGACGTTCTGGGGAGACTTCGGCTACTTCCTGAAAGAGGGCGTGGTCAGCGATTTCGGTCACCGGGAGAGCCTGGGCAAGCTGCTACGCTTCGAATCTTCCACCACCGAGCCCGGCAAGCTGACCTCCCTGGCTGACTACCTGGGGCGGATGAAAATCACCCAGAAGGAGATCTACTACATCCACGGCTCCAATCGCGAGGCCATCGAAGCCGGCCCGTACATCGAGGCCTTCCGGAAACGGAATCTGGAAGTGATCTACACCATGGATCCCATTGACGATTTCGTGATGGGTCATCTGGCGGAGTTCGAGGGCAAGAAGCTGGTTTCCGCGGATCGGGGAGACATTGAACTGCCGGAACTGGATGAAGACAAACAAGACAGGCAGCAGCCGGAAACCGAGCAGGAGCTGGACAAGGCCCAGGCCACGGACCTGGCGGCCTGGATGAAAGGCGTGCTCGGCGACCGGGTCAAGGAGGTCAAGGAATCCAAACGCCTCGAAGGCAGTCCGGCAATGATCGTCAATCCGGATGCGCATATGACCAGCTCCATGGAACGGGTCATGCGCGCCGCCGGCCGCCAGGCTGATTTGCCAATCTCGGCCAAGGACCTGGAAATCAACGCCCGTCATCCGCTGATCAAGGGCTTGGCCTCGCTACGCCAAACCGACGAATTCTTTGCCCGAACCGTGGCCGAACAAATCCTGGACAACGCCATGGTCCAGGCTGGTCTGCTCATCGAACCGCGGAATATGGTGGAGCGGACCTATCGAATTCTGGAGCGGGCTGTTGGTGGAGCAGGGGAGACACCTAACAAGGTGGAGTCAGATACCTGA
- a CDS encoding PRC-barrel domain-containing protein, translating to MKKIIGLTVILSMLVLSSVFANTNHQENKTFLVVSSENLENGTGQDGNDPETLGDVYRRTPRTPHWGMIPAEGYAQVGIAELILDELLDADVYDEAHEVIANVNEVLLGSDGQPDRLVIDVGGFLGIGARSVAFDTDDLDFFKGPADDLRIYIPMTEDELLEKPEYTD from the coding sequence ATGAAAAAGATCATTGGACTAACTGTCATCCTCTCAATGCTGGTCTTAAGTTCTGTTTTTGCCAATACCAATCATCAGGAAAATAAAACCTTCCTGGTGGTATCATCTGAAAATCTTGAAAATGGGACAGGACAAGATGGTAACGATCCAGAAACTCTTGGCGATGTGTATCGTCGAACACCCAGGACCCCACATTGGGGCATGATCCCCGCAGAGGGATATGCGCAGGTCGGTATCGCAGAACTGATTTTGGATGAACTACTCGATGCCGATGTATATGACGAAGCTCATGAGGTAATTGCCAATGTTAACGAAGTGTTGCTTGGGTCGGATGGCCAGCCGGACCGCTTGGTCATCGATGTAGGCGGATTCCTTGGTATTGGGGCAAGAAGCGTTGCTTTTGATACAGATGATTTGGATTTTTTCAAAGGACCTGCCGATGACCTGCGGATATATATCCCCATGACTGAAGATGAACTCTTGGAAAAACCAGAGTATACGGATTAA
- a CDS encoding flagellar hook protein FlgE has translation MSLTASMWTGVSGLRGHGQKMGTIGNNIANVSTVGFKGSRMHFEDFMSQSVSVANGIGQVGRGVAVGAILGDFSQGSLETTNESTDVAITGNGFFTVSPPGEAVTYYTRAGNFRFDKDGYLVDPHGYRVQGWEIGQQQVDQFIGQVNMEQGQQVNIQGVPDDIRLENFQSPPQATNNFGMILNLDSQSQTIDTNPAPGAAEPNLWANWNAVANNPPIGEQQYTYQSTLRVYDDNGGGHNLTVYFQQREPVAGEPAANKYWQYIVTVPPESDLRGIVPAESAGLLFQGEMVFNAAGNFIEMQNMQSLLNPPVAPPGPGAAGPPVFSQNGYPLVYANFLGVDPEDMQPIELNFGIRSGDGAGGAWEPDALNTTSFASPSTTLFQAQDGYTAGFLQNISISREGVLTGRYSNGQVTELYALTLADFNNVWGLRREGGNLFAETRDSGPGLTGIAGSGRLGTIASNALELSNVDLATEFVKMISTQKGFQANSKTITTTDMMLDEVIRMKR, from the coding sequence ATGAGTCTCACCGCGTCAATGTGGACTGGAGTCAGCGGCCTTCGGGGGCATGGCCAGAAAATGGGAACTATCGGCAATAATATCGCCAACGTCAGCACGGTGGGCTTCAAAGGGTCACGCATGCATTTCGAGGATTTCATGAGCCAGAGCGTCAGCGTGGCCAATGGAATCGGCCAAGTCGGCCGTGGGGTGGCCGTTGGAGCGATCCTGGGCGACTTCAGTCAAGGCTCCCTGGAAACCACAAATGAATCAACCGACGTGGCTATCACCGGGAATGGTTTTTTTACTGTCAGCCCACCTGGGGAAGCTGTGACCTACTACACCCGCGCTGGAAATTTTCGCTTTGACAAGGATGGTTACCTAGTCGACCCGCATGGGTATCGGGTTCAAGGCTGGGAAATCGGGCAACAACAGGTCGATCAGTTCATTGGACAGGTGAACATGGAGCAAGGTCAGCAAGTCAACATCCAGGGCGTGCCTGACGACATCCGACTGGAAAATTTCCAATCCCCTCCCCAAGCAACGAACAACTTTGGCATGATTCTTAACCTGGATTCGCAAAGCCAAACAATTGATACAAATCCTGCACCAGGTGCTGCAGAGCCAAATTTATGGGCTAACTGGAATGCAGTTGCCAACAACCCACCAATCGGTGAGCAACAGTATACCTATCAGAGCACACTTCGGGTTTATGATGATAATGGGGGGGGACACAATCTCACGGTGTATTTTCAGCAACGAGAACCTGTAGCGGGTGAACCTGCTGCAAACAAGTACTGGCAATATATTGTGACTGTGCCTCCGGAATCGGACTTGAGAGGTATTGTTCCTGCTGAAAGTGCTGGTCTTTTGTTTCAAGGAGAGATGGTTTTTAATGCCGCCGGAAATTTTATCGAAATGCAGAATATGCAAAGTTTGTTGAATCCGCCTGTTGCTCCTCCTGGCCCAGGTGCAGCAGGGCCTCCTGTCTTCTCCCAGAATGGCTACCCGCTGGTCTATGCCAATTTTCTTGGAGTGGATCCGGAAGATATGCAGCCGATTGAGTTGAATTTTGGTATCAGATCCGGTGATGGCGCTGGCGGTGCCTGGGAGCCGGATGCACTGAATACAACAAGCTTTGCCAGCCCCTCCACAACGCTGTTCCAGGCTCAAGACGGCTACACCGCAGGTTTTTTGCAAAACATATCCATTAGCCGTGAGGGGGTCTTGACCGGCAGATACTCCAATGGGCAGGTCACTGAACTGTATGCGTTGACTTTGGCTGACTTCAACAATGTCTGGGGACTACGGCGTGAAGGTGGTAATCTCTTCGCGGAAACCCGTGATTCCGGGCCTGGACTTACCGGCATCGCCGGCTCCGGGCGACTGGGAACCATTGCCTCCAATGCCCTGGAACTCTCCAACGTTGACCTTGCCACAGAGTTTGTCAAAATGATCAGCACACAAAAGGGATTTCAGGCCAACAGCAAGACCATTACCACCACGGACATGATGCTGGATGAAGTGATCCGGATGAAGCGATAA
- a CDS encoding flagellar hook assembly protein FlgD, whose translation MPTNPIANQYSSDLVGRAERDFLPPDPRTGNKSELDRNAFLRLLTTQLAHQDPLNPMDDKEFVAQLAQFSSLEQLNNISDSIADFKDAFARQETLSAINYIGKEIQADGRSISKNGGSISSFSYTLPDTAAKLYLNIFDTHGNIVRSITLPGRMPGEHQFAWDGKDHNGSPLPDGVYSVSMAAEGRNGEPLMVTTQTSGVVSGIVNDGEQVVLRLQDGRRVNIGDVREVVGDTSNQALNGLTNLINTIAQSVSNPGTLPGTFPEALPGTTGSTQAFLESLGM comes from the coding sequence ATGCCCACAAACCCCATAGCCAATCAATACTCCAGCGACCTGGTCGGACGAGCTGAGAGGGATTTCCTCCCACCGGATCCCCGTACCGGGAACAAGTCTGAACTGGATCGCAATGCATTTTTGCGGTTGTTGACCACGCAACTGGCTCACCAGGATCCCCTGAACCCCATGGATGACAAGGAATTCGTCGCCCAGTTGGCCCAGTTCTCCAGCTTGGAACAGTTGAACAATATTTCCGACTCCATTGCCGATTTCAAGGACGCCTTCGCCCGTCAGGAAACCTTGAGCGCGATCAATTACATTGGCAAGGAAATCCAGGCCGACGGCCGAAGCATCAGCAAAAACGGCGGCTCCATCAGTTCTTTTTCCTACACTCTGCCGGATACCGCGGCAAAATTGTACCTGAACATCTTCGACACCCACGGAAATATTGTCCGCTCCATCACCTTGCCCGGCAGGATGCCGGGTGAACACCAGTTTGCCTGGGATGGCAAGGACCACAATGGCAGCCCCTTGCCGGACGGCGTGTACTCGGTTTCCATGGCTGCCGAGGGGCGCAACGGCGAACCCTTAATGGTCACCACGCAAACCAGTGGCGTGGTCAGTGGCATTGTCAATGACGGTGAGCAGGTCGTCCTCCGCCTGCAGGACGGCCGGCGAGTGAACATCGGGGATGTCCGGGAGGTGGTCGGGGATACCTCGAACCAGGCCCTGAATGGGCTCACCAACCTAATCAACACCATCGCCCAATCCGTGAGCAATCCTGGAACGCTGCCTGGAACATTTCCGGAAGCACTTCCGGGCACAACCGGTTCCACTCAGGCCTTCCTTGAAAGTCTGGGCATGTAG
- a CDS encoding ChaB family protein, whose protein sequence is MPYDSRNDLPSQVQENLPEHAQTIYRKAFNNAWEQYDTPEKRRKDADREETAHRVAWAAVKNVYEKDDQGEWVPRNV, encoded by the coding sequence ATGCCCTACGACAGCAGGAACGATCTTCCGAGCCAGGTCCAGGAGAATCTTCCAGAACATGCGCAGACCATCTACCGCAAGGCATTCAATAACGCCTGGGAACAATACGATACACCGGAAAAGAGACGGAAAGACGCAGACAGAGAGGAGACAGCACATCGCGTCGCTTGGGCCGCAGTGAAAAATGTCTATGAGAAGGATGACCAAGGTGAATGGGTACCCAGGAACGTATGA